The nucleotide sequence GGTTAGGTTGCTGACGGATCCAGACCATGAATTATGTGGTTGCCCGTTGTGTCCATACTCACCGGAAAAAATCCAGTCCTGGTGTTACCATGACCCATGGGAGAGTGAGCGCAGCCCCCCTCCTCTGTACTTTCATGATGAGGAATTTCCCACACCATGATGAAAAGCTTGTTACCAATGGAGGATAACAATGGGTAGTTAGTATGTTGAaaatggttgaagatgtgttAACCTGATGACCCTATGTTGTAACAAAACGACATACCAATGTCGTTTTGTTGGtattttattatgtgtttttttttacttttgtgTAACCTATTAGTAGAATGTGTGTTTAAGTTGGCTAGAAGTGAAGATTAATTCTATAACCTGACgtggtttaatatatatgctgTTTTTGTGTGGTTAACACAGATTGTTTTGATCCTTTCAAGTGAAAAGACCCAAGCATTATGGGgactaacatgtgttaagcagCTGTTTTATTTTTGTGTAACCTATTAGTAGAATGTGTGTTTAAGTTGGCTAGAGGTGAAGGCTAATTCTATAACCTGACgtggtttaatatatatgctgTTTTTGTGTGGTTAACACAGATTGTTTTGATCCTTTCAAGTGAAAAGACCCAAGCATTATGGGgactaacatgtgttaagcagCTGTTTTTATGccattgtaaaaaaataaaacacaaaaacacagTTATCAAAATGCAGATAATATTAACATAAGGCCATTAATAGCAAACAGAGGTCCCCAAAGATCTTCGGTCCTACAAACACAAAAGTGGCCAAGGCCATAGAGTTTCTTACAATCCTATTTATGGTTAATGGGATCCAAATAGTTCCACCTTCTTACACACGTAACAGAGAAGAGCAGGATGATGTCAAAAAACTGTTACATGTGTGTAAGAAGGCCAAAATGAAGAGAGTCTCCCATTACATAGTACTAGAAAACGACAATAGAGATTTTAATCAGAGGGTGAGTCGCCAGTGGCGGTCTGCCTTTGTTATTCAGCAGCTGCCTTTGCTGCTTTCATTGCAGCCACCTTAAGGCATTTGCGTGAGTCGTGGTCGTCGACATACAGACCACAACGCTTGCATAAACGAAGCTGCTTTGGACGTTTTGGTGGTTTTGCCTTTGCCTTCTCACCGGGCCCAGAAATGCGAGTATGAGTACCACATCCTTTATTGCGTGCAACTTCTGGATTAGCAACTTCGACTGGAATGTTGATTGGCTGTCCAACTATTTCTTCCATTTGACACTCGTTTGATTCATTTTGAGTTGTAGACAATGGTTGCTTGGAAAGCACATTGATCTTGAAATCCCTGAGTTAGTCAACCAATTTTGCCAACGCATCCTCATCGGTTCTGGCCACATCAACGCATTCAGTAACGAGGTCGAGGATTTCATTCCGCATAACGGACGGTGCGTGTGGGTTGACTCCGTATCGACTGGAAATTGAAAAAACCTGTTTGGGGAGGGCATCTCGACGCCACCTATCGTTTATGTATTGTGGTGGAATCCTTTCAACATTTTTCAATCGATAGACGCAAAAGACATGACGACACAGATATCCGATACGTGTGAAATTCCTGCATGAGCAACTGGCAGATTGGTCTACAGTGTTATACGTAACCTGTTTTGAACATAGACAGCAAAAAAGAAAAGCCCTTTAGATCTAACATATGTTAGAGCATTGGTAATAATGAaattgcctaacatgtgttacctGATAGACGTTTGTGATGTTGTTCCTTTTATCCAAATGAGTGACGTCTATCAGAAGACTGGAATTGCTGGGCTCGGTTTGGTTTGTGATGTAGCATAAAAACTTCCCTTTAATTATCTCTTTTTGAACTTGCGCGAAAACAGCGTTTGTGTAAATGGCGAACGCGTGCTGTTCTATCGCTAAATCAGTATTGCCAGTGAACATTGTGGATGAGGTTTTGTACTCCGATACACGTTGACGATATCGTTGGCTGTCTACCCTATTTTCAAAGCACATCATAAATTGTACAAGGGTGTTTGCGCTTGTTGAGTTGACCTTGAAGGCAGCGTTAGAGCTTTCGCAGCGGGAGGTGGTCTTCATTAAGCAACACATGGGCAGTTCCCTGAAGTAGGCTGGTACCCATAGATGTTTGATGTTGTACATGTCGTTCAACCAGCTGTGGTCTTGAAGCCCAAATGTTTGTAGGAGGTCATTCCAGCGGGACTCAAACGTTTCAGGTTTGATATAAACATTCCAAACCAACCGGTGAATGCAGGACCGAAGATCAGTGTTATCGAGCACGTCGGCAGAGATCTGAAAAAGTTAATAGTTACTAATACGAGTTAGATTAAAACAGTGTGAGAAGACATATAAAATTTGTGTCATGTTGAATAACACATGTTAAGGGCTAACAAATCAAGCTAACCTTGGAGGGTAGTTTTTTCATTATATGCCACATGCATAGACGGTGTCGTGATTCGGTAAAGACCATAGGAACACCTTGTAGCATGGATGGGTCTTGATCACTCAGCACGAGAGTTGGTTGAGTACCGTGTGCCTTCAAGAAAGCCTTAAGCAACCACACATAAGATTCAATGGACTCGGTTGATATCAAACCCGCTCCAAATGTAACACATTGGAAATGATGATCCACACCCGTGAATGGCACAAAAACCATCTTGTACCTATGAACAAAAAATTGATTTGATGTTAACAATATGTAAAACTTTTTGGGGTTAAGGTTGTATACTTGGGGATCAGGCCTAACATATGTTAATGGGGGGGGGGACTAACCTGTTTGTGCTGTAAGTTGCGTCAAACGCGAGGACATCGCCAAAAGCTTTATAGTTTAGCTTTGAAATCTCATCAGCCCAGAATACAGAAGACAACTTTCCATTTGATACAGTGTAATCAAAATAGAAGTTGGGTAGGTTGTCAAAACGCTCATGCAGGCGTTCAAGGAAAACTTGTGCGTCGCGTTCACCAATAAAAATTCGCAACTGGTGGCTAAAGTTTTTAAAATCCACCGGAGTCCCATTGACATTGTGATGCCCTCCTTTTAAAGCTACAAGACATCTATAAGCTCTCATTGGTCCGATGCGGTTTAGACTCATATTGTGAATAAATTGTTTCGTGGAGAATGACAGCTTCCATGATATCTTGCTAAGATCACGGTTGTAACTCTCAACAAGTTCATGATTATGAATATCATTGAAACTCAGAACTGTGTATGAATCGTTCGAGATCGAGACTAGTATGCTTGCCTTACAGTCACACCATGTGAAGTTGGTCCTCCGGTGCTTAACAGAAGATTCATCTAGGGTGTCGAAAGTCCTCTTTGGTTGTGGTTTTCCATATTTTGAGCATCGAAGATACTTGTGTGTGGGAATTCCATTCCAGACTTTAGTTTGCCCTTTTTTACAGAAAAACCTGCTTCAAACGCATAAAGTTCATACATGGAAAGAACATCCGCAAAAGTTGGATAAGATTTCCCACACACTGGTATGAACTtattgtaggtccctttccggaggatgacgaacctaaaccttgttaaacaaacccactagcgagtgcggaatccaagctagcaagcaaaccgagatgaagcaagtataaacacaaacacacaaggttcaccgattaacaccactgtattaatacgtatgaaggttccggttacaagcacaatgtttacaaatcagttttgtaaactctcactatgtgtgtgtgtgtttcggacagaatgctctcaactctctaactctctatgtgtgcatctccttctaacatacactgcatgggtatatatatacccagctcaggtTGCTTTGTCCGAGGGATCCGATAGATGtcacgaaggatcat is from Helianthus annuus cultivar XRQ/B chromosome 9, HanXRQr2.0-SUNRISE, whole genome shotgun sequence and encodes:
- the LOC110875543 gene encoding protein FAR1-RELATED SEQUENCE 5-like yields the protein MLQGVPMVFTESRHRLCMWHIMKKLPSKISADVLDNTDLRSCIHRLVWNVYIKPETFESRWNDLLQTFGLQDHSWLNDMYNIKHLWVPAYFRELPMCCLMKTTSRCESSNAAFKVNSTSANTLVQFMMCFENRVDSQRYRQRVSEYKTSSTMFTGNTDLAIEQHAFAIYTNAVFAQVQKEIIKGKFLCYITNQTEPSNSSLLIDVTHLDKRNNITNVYQVTYNTVDQSASCSCRNFTRIGYLCRHVFCVYRLKNVERIPPQYINDRWRRDALPKQVFSISSRYGVNPHAPSVMRNEILDLVTECVDVARTDEDALAKLVD